The Cuculus canorus isolate bCucCan1 chromosome 6, bCucCan1.pri, whole genome shotgun sequence genomic interval ACAAGCCAAGCACTTGAAATAGTAAAAATTTTCACTGTCCTACAcctgagataaaaataaattccagacAAACATGGCACTGTAAAGGGCACATCCAATAGTGCAGATATAATCAGCAATAGAAATGGAGTATTTCCATACAAGCTGACATAACCTGCACTTAGGCTCCATCTCAAAGCTGCGAGGTGACAAACGTCATCCAGTTTTTACTTTCACTCATGATGTCCTGCAGACGTCCCTATCAGCCTGTTCACGATACACACTGGTGTTTGTCCCTTACATCTTCCTTGCCCCTGCCAAGGGAATTTGTGCCTACAGTCAGATTTTATTGTGAAATAGGTTTTAATGTTGTGCAGGAAAGATTCCCAAGCTCAGGGGTCACTGTCCTCCAGACGGTGAACCTGGCAAAAGGTAATCACCATTGAGTTACTTTAGTGCAATGATGACATTCAGTGCTGGCACCATAACATAAGCAAATCTAATACAAGTTCAGACTGATACTATTAAATACATTAtggatattttatatttcttaaccacatttttttttcagtttcacaaaTATCAAAACCCAGGTGTACACGTCCATTTTGCAACACAAAATGACTATACAATTCCAGAAAGAGCAGGCATTTCAAATACACAATTCTGAAGTGTAAACACACAGTGTATAAGCTCTTCACCTCACAATCCAGATGCTATGCAGTAGCAGCTGAGGTAACGCTGTTGAACTCAGCAAATGGTTGGTTTGCCTAAAGATGGATTTTAGCATCCTTCTGTCTCATCACCTCTTCAGTCTTTAGTTCTCCCCAAGTTATACAAACATACAATAAATACATCTCTGATTTTAAAGGACACTTAAGACAAGTCATGAGGATTTATGTGAGTACAGTACATTTAAGTTCAAGTGCAAAAAAAGTAACTAGTGGCCAGTCATCAATGTTTCTTGTTATTGTCTATGGTCCCAGGCACCACCAGAAAATGGGTTGTTCTAAACTAAAGCACAGCTACAGGACACCCTTCCAGCCAAGCCAACTGGGTGTCACTGTGGGCAGAACTACACATTCCCTTTCCTGCTaccctgcagccttctcccctcccttgaccCTGTGCTCCTGTTTGTCTTGCCTCTCACTGTACCATCCCACAGCACGCACCTTCCCCACAGAAGGCCTGGCACATATTACATATCTGACTTCAAGGAGGGCCAAGCAATACTTCCTCAGTCCTGCAGAAGTGCTAATCTCCCCAGAACAAGCTGCTAATATAAGCAAATGGGCCAGGACACTCTCTTGACTAAACCCCGACTCCTCCCTGAGCCCAAGGCCTTCCCTCCAGCAGTTTTCACTGTGCACCACCACACTGAGCTGGCTGCAGTTAATATTGAAAAGCATAATGAAACATAATCCAAAGTCTTCCAGTGTCTAGACATTGGGCAGTTTCCCAAACATACTGCGATTTAGTTACGTTTACTTCCTCCTAAGAATCTCACTCTACTTGATTACTGCGTCAACAACTTTGCCCTATAATCCTAATCAAGATATTCAGGCGATCCCTCCCTATGCCCCACCTTCCCTAGGCACTTAAAGCTTActgttttcttaatatattaATAACCAAATAACCACAGTAACTACACTGCATTAACTAAATAATTGTATAGATGAtgaaataaaaaccccaaaaaacagtgTGTCCACTGAAACCCTTTACCAACCTTGGGTTGTGCAATCCTGATCAAAGATTCTTGTCTCGATACAACATCAAACCTAAAATTAACCAAAGACATACAAACTATGCCAAACCGAAGGGCCACAAGCACAGAGGTTTCCTTCTTCAGAAGCCTTCctccagctttttattttcactaaaaCTCCAGTTCAAAGTATTTGCCTTGCAGAACGAAACCTTTATCTTAAACAAGGTAACATTAGCTTCAAAAACATATTATTTGAATATGTGTGTATTTTACTTAATCCATCACCATAAAATGACAATACGCTTCCTAAAGCTACTCTGCTTCTGAgaaatcttcacagaaacagtttCATGCTGTTGCTATATTTATTGGGTCTGGTATTTTCTATTAGACTATGCAGGTAAACTCAGTTTCTCCCCTAAAAagtcttttcattttgtcttggGATAAATTTGAAGAACATAATCCGATTAAGTCTGACACTGTGCCTCAATAAGTGAGGCATGAACTCCCTTTTTTCTACAGATTGCAAAGAAATCGCATAGCACTTGACTCAGCTTTAGCAAAGCAGCCAAGAACTCTTCCTACCGCTAGACCCGGCCACATAGTTTCCCTCAAGAATTCCGAACTTCTGGCTTCCCTGCCCATGTTGCTCTCTGTAGTTGTATGAATATTCTTTATATAGTTAAAATCTTGCATTGCATCACATTATGATCATTAAGATGAAGTCCTACTTTTGAGCTCCTACTCCAGCATTCCCAGGTGAGAAGCAGAATTCCATGCACTGTATTTGATAAGATGAGCGCATCTCAgggccctgcagcagcaggctgaGCATCATGATCCAACACAATGTGGTCGCCATCTACTTCGGAATCTGATGTTGCTGTAGGTGTTGGTGCGGAACAATTTCTGGATTGCCCACAGTCTGTCAGATTTTGCGGTTGTCTGGCTGAGCTGGCCGATGAAGCACTGCGATTCTCACTGATTTTctaaagagagggagaaaaggattGCATGCAGAAGTAAGTAAAGACATTTGCAATACTATCCCCAGAGGGACACCCCCAGATGCATTCAGGCATTTCTGGAAATTCACAAAGCACTTACTTAGAATGCCCGCAACACAACAAATCAAACttaaagaagcaaagcaaaagtaGTACATTTAAATCCAGATGACACTAATAGCAAGCAGACAGTAGCTTACCTTCCATCTCTTTTCCTAACTGCACTTTCCCAAGAAGCATGCAAAAAACAAACTTGTTGtgtttcaaggggaaaaaaacaaaacacaattaaCTGGACTTCAGAGTGTTCAAACAAGATTGTTCTTTTGACCAAACAATTCTGTAAAATTCTTTCATGCTCCTTAAATAGTTTTCCTCAATAGTTCCCTCCCCCCCAGGATACTGCTCAGACTTTCTGACCGGCAGAATTTTCACAGAACTGATGTATGATTCTACTCAGTCTACTCAAACAAGCCTTACTACGGAATGTAAGAGCAAATTTAAACACCAGTTACATTCCCCAGGGCCGAAACAGCAAGCCTCCTCACTGATACATTTCATATCAGAAGATGACACGCTGTCTGTGATTAACTGTTAATGATTATTTGCTTTGCCTTGAAGAACAGAATATAGCAAGTGGGTCCCTTTGCTTGAAGAGTTATAAGTAAGCAGTAGCAAAAGCAAGCCAAAATCTTAATGAAATAAGAAGGAATGATCTTTGTCACTAATTCCATTTATGGTGCACTGACCCTCTTTCCaaattctctgttttcattttaaggagGCTATTTAACAAATTTAAGAGAGCAGGGCAACTTTTTTCTAGCTTCAGTATTTTAATACCACCAGCCTAAAATAAATGACTGAGCACAAAACCTGAAATGTTTTGGAGCAGCTTTGCACTTTTGTGGCACTGCAAGAGGGCTAAGAGATTTTGCAGAATAcagatgatgaagaaaataatacaatgGGGTGGCACTGAATTTTGGGACCTCAGCAAGAACTACTTTTATATGAGCACTGTATTttgacaggaaggaaagaataacGGAGAGATCATGTCCCATAGAGAACGGGCACAAAAGCTTTTCTAGCTACGATTCTCAGTGCAGCAGCTGGGTTGCGTCCAACATGGTTGCACAAGTCTCACTCAGACACCACACAACTGCAAAACCttcttttcttgccattttcaTTGCAGAAGTTCTGtgcaactgctttttttctgctctaaaaTGGGACAGCTTATACTAACCAAGACCCTGAGAAACGGAGCGGTTTGTCTGGACAAATTACTTTGATGCCAGAGACCCTGTGACATCTTTAGTGTCACTATAAAACCCACATTCTCTGACTCAGGGAAgctcaaaaacaaacaaagaaaaagccctACCAACCTACAGCAGACATGCCTGCAATatattttcaagaataaaaacaaataagaaaggCAGGAGGTTGCTGACCAGGTGAAATTCCTACACATGCTGCTCTGCTGATTCACACTCCTACTCCAAATTACCCATTTCTAAAGACAGAAGTTGtggaaaaagcatttctgtgtttacaCCTACTGGGTGCATAAGAAGGAATCTCACCCACTCCTTCCAGACAGGTAAACAGTGGTTTTAATCATGCTGTTCTAGAGCTTGCACTGGCAGCATTTCTGAACTTTGCTAAGCAGTGtgcttcagctcctgctgaaaGGCATGTCCAAAGTACTAGAAGACAAGTCAGGATCCAACCCCATCCAATCATCGATTAAGGTATTATTAAAGTTATTTTGGGGGGAGACTGGGCAGAAGGGAAATGGTGCACAGTAAGCACTGGCAATCAGACATTTTCAGTCACAGAATGGCTCTTACTTGGTCTAACTCcggattaaaaaaagagattaaatttaTTTGAACAGAAAGCTCTGTATCCCACCAGTAGTTTTCTGGAACACCTATCTCTGAGACCACAACCAGGCAGATGTCTGACGGCATCACTcaaggaagcaaaacaaaacagaaataattttaaactctGTTAAGCAGCTGTGCATCTTCATGTTCAATTATCAACTTGaaattttttcaaaatgcataaCCAGCACATTCCAACTAACATGAAGACAAATTTAAACTTAAAGGGAATTCAAGTATACCCGAGCCTGTAAAACAGAGTCTCTTTCTATGTCTCTCCCTCTCCTCGCATCTTCAGGAAGATAACACTTCCAAAAATAGTTATTCCTGCTGAGCTATACATAGAACACAACTCTATTTCATGCAATATTTCAACTACTGTGTCACAGCTCCAAATTTATTACAAGCTGACAAGAGAATACCTGCCAGGTACTAACAGATTCACACAGCTATAAAGGTTTTCAAGCATCTAACAAGGACATAAGAACAAGAACTTCCTGCACATTAGAAGATTACCTGCAAAGGCTGACTCTCGGGAGCTGGATTGGTTTTGGATAGTTTAACCATCTCTTTTATCTGGTAGACAGCATAAGCTATAGCGACCCAAGGAGAAGAGCTGATGCCCCAGGCAGGCCTGTTCACATCCTCTTGCTCTTCTTGgtgtttagttttctttacagGGAGTCTGGGCTCTGTCCGAGGCATATCTTCTGACTGCTGTTGTACAAGGTCAATAGTCGCTATGGGAACAggactggaaggcactgggatcCTTTCTGCCAGCATTGtcttttctgaagttaaaaacaaaataatcactGGCAAAGTCAaccagcttaaaaaaaattcaaagcagaCAATGAACATAAGTGTTTcttgctttcaaaatacagtaaCCACTGAAAGCTGAACACTGGCACAAACAGCCAGGAGCGAGAAACACCACAGTCTACTCAGGGAAACGCAACGTGGAAGTTGCTTTACAAGCAAGGCTGTTCTGCAACTGCAGTGAAGTATTTTCGATGTGTGCATACACAGGAGGGGCTAGTGGGTACGAAGCGGTCCATTTGTTCCTAGACACCTATtagaaattcacattttcaagtTATATGGAAGAagccattttcattttatatgcaaactgaaaataagcCTTTATACTTGCagcaaacttctttttctgcataaagCCTGCATCATACAAGTCACTTGTACTCATAACACTGGCTTCAAACAGGAACCATTTGGTGAAGTCACATGGCCTACATCAACAGAGCAGTCATTTCTGACCTTAAAATTTCTCAACCTATTGATTTGACATAAAGTAGTTGTTcttcaccacttttttttttttaattttttttttttttaagaaacgAACTATCCCTCCATAGTTACTGTGTTATTTTGCAGTTAGTGAGAACAAGATTAGT includes:
- the MFSD6 gene encoding major facilitator superfamily domain-containing protein 6 isoform X4; this encodes MTVIGSARKLQGEGIWQMLERVLYIGLACNTARYIYISYLENAWTVLPMEVLQGVTHAAIWAACISYLSAAVPPELRTSAQGILQGLHLGLGRGCGAMVGGVLVNYFGPAATFRGIGMACLVILLLFAMIQWLLVPDEEEEKTMLAERIPVPSSPVPIATIDLVQQQSEDMPRTEPRLPVKKTKHQEEQEDVNRPAWGISSSPWVAIAYAVYQIKEMVKLSKTNPAPESQPLQKISENRSASSASSARQPQNLTDCGQSRNCSAPTPTATSDSEVDGDHIVLDHDAQPAAAGP